The sequence TTAATCTCATTGTTTGCTAAAAGAATAGGATTTACAAGGTTGGTTTCATTTGCAAATAAAGGATCAAAATCATCAACGTTTACGTTAGATCCTCCTTCAAATGGTTGATACCTTACTGCATTCCTTAGTCGGTTGGTACTTTGTGAACCTGTAGATGAGGTTCCTGTTCCAAAGATGGTTTGTCTGCTGTATCTTGTATTTAAAGTAAAGTTTAATTTCTTCGAAATATCATAATCATATTTGAAGTTGAGCATGCTTCTTTTAAAACCAGATCCGATCATAATCCCATCTTCCTCTACATTATTTAAAGATAATGCGAAAGATGAATTGTCAGACCCTCCGGTGACAGCAAGGTTATGAGTAAAGTTAAATGCTTCTCTTCCAAAAACCTCGTCTTGCCAGTCTCTTTTTTGTACGTCTTTGTATTTGCTTAACTGGTCGTAAGTTCCATATCTTGCTTTGAAAGCATCAATATCCGTCTGAACTCCACCTTTATTATACACTTCATATTGATACAGCACATATTGATACGGATCTAATACATCGATCGTATTTTGAATTTTCCTTACCCCTAAAAATCCATTATAATTAATTGATGTTTTTGCTCTTTTACGGCCTCCTTTTGTGGTGATCATAACAACACCGTTGGCTCCTCTGGCTCCGTAGATATTGGTAGAAGACGCGTCTTTTAAAACTTCAATAGATTCAATTTCTTTTGGGGATAAAATAGATAGTGCATTATCCATTTGAACTCCATCTACAATGTAAAGGGGAGCATTACTTCCTGTAATAGAATTACCACCTCTGATAACAATGTCTACATCGGCTCCGGGTGAGCCTTCACTTAATGAAACCTGTACTCCGGCCATTCTTCCCTGAATTGCTTCGGCAGCATTGGTTGATGGCATATCTTTGATTGCTTCAGCCTTTACAGAAGATACGGAGTTAGTAACATCTTTTTTAGAAACTTTAGTATATCCTACCAAGACAACTTCGTCAATCTTGGTTTCTTTTTCCTGAGCCATAGCAAGGACGGGAAGCAGGAAAACAGTTAAATATAACCACTTTATTGATTGTACCTTTTTATCCATTTATTGTATCCTTATATAGTTTAATGTGTGGTTTGAGAAGCCAATAACTTCCCTAATTTTTTTGTGGATTTTTAAGTATTCTGTTTCTAGGAATATTTTAATGATGTACGCTTTTCTGAGTGCAATCGATTGCGTAATTATTCTTAATAAAATATCTTGGCTCCTAAACTAATATTATTTTTCATTACGCAAAGAAAAAAATGTTATTTTTCTATTAATTTGACTGTTTAATTTGTTAATAAACATAAAATGTTAAGATTGTTTATTGCTTTATTGTTTTGATTTTCAGTTCTTTGTGACTAGTTTTATTATTTGTTTTAAAGTTTGAAAATGTGAAAATAATTTGATGTTTAACGATTATAATGATAAGAAATCAGCGCAAATAAGAGTGTTTCAAGCTTCCAAAAACTCCCAAAAAGCATATCCAAACTGTAATTTTTATAATTACATCTGATTTTTATCATCTTTTTCATTCACAAAAACTTGTGTATTTTATAAATGATAATTTTTCACTTAAATTAACAAACAATATGTATAAATTTAATCTTATCCTTATATATAATATATTTAGTGGAGTTGTGTTAAAATATTTGGCATGATTTTTATTTTTTACAGTCGTTACATTGCATTTCTGTAAAAAAATCAGATACTTTTACTTCTTTATTTTCAGTTTTTTGTTATTAATTTAAAATTTATTTAATTGATTTTCAATTAAATATAAATTAAAATTAATTTTTTGTTAACCGAATACATATAATCTATATATTTATCGACAAGTATTTTTGTGGAATTTTAGTGTAATTTAATGCAATCGATTACGCAATGTTTAACAGGTTTTTAAAAACCATAATTTAAGTTTAAAATCTAGAGTATGACAAAATCAGAATTTCGTTACGCCCATCATCCTGAAGATGTAAAAAAATATACAACTGAAGACCTGAGAAGGGAGTTTTTGATGAATGATTTATTTAATGAAGATCAGATCAATGTAGTGTATTCTATGTACGACAGAATGATTGTAGGTGGTGTAATGCCTGTAAAAAGCGCATTGAAATTGGAGCCAACCGATGATCTGAAAGCGCAAAACTTCTTAGACAGAAGAGAATTGGGAATCATCAACGTGGGCGCTGCCGGAAAGGTAACGGTCGACGGAGAGGTTTTTGAGCTTGGAAACAAAGAAGCTTTATACATTGGAAAAGGCGCAAAAGATGTTGTTTTTGAAAACGGAAATGAGGGTCAAACTTTATTTTATTTCAACTCAGCTCCGGCGCATCACACTTTTCCTACAAAGAAAATCACTAAAAACGAAGCTGAAATTGTAGAATTGGGGGAAACAAAATACGCAAACAGACGTACAATTAATAAACTGATTGTAAACAGCGTATTAGAAACTTGCCAACTGCAAATGGGAATGACCGAGCTACACGAAGGAAGTGTTTGGAACACCATGCCTTCTCACACGCATACCCGTAGAATGGAAGCTTATTTTTATTTTGATTTGGAAGAAGGTCAGGCGGTAAGTCATTTTCTTGGTCAGCCGAATGAGACGCGTCATATTTTTATGAAAAACAATGAAGCGGTCTTGTCTCCGGAATGGTCTATTCACTCAGGAGTTGGTACTTCCAACTATACATTTATCTGGGGAATGGCAGGAGAAAATATGGATTATGGCGATATGGACGCTGTTAAAACTAACGAACTAAAGTAATTTTTTCTACATGAATTTATTCGATTTATCCGGTAAAGTTGCCGTTGTTACAGGCGGAACTCACGGATTAGGAATGGCAATGGCCGAAGGTCTTGCTGCTGCAGGTGCTGAACTGGCAATCACAAGTACAACTCCATCAAAATTAGATGAAGCTTTAGATTATTACCACAGTAAAGGGTATAGCGCTACAGGCTATCTTTTTGATGTAACAGACGAACGTGAGGCAGCTCAGAAGGTAGCTCTTATGGAAGCTACTCATGGGAAAATAGACATCTTGGTCAACAATGCAGGAATCATCAAGCGTATTCCCGCAATTGAGATGGATGTTGAAGACTTTAGAAAAGTAATCGATGTAGATCTTACCGGCCCTTTCATCATGTCCAAATTAG is a genomic window of Chryseobacterium scophthalmum containing:
- the kduI gene encoding 5-dehydro-4-deoxy-D-glucuronate isomerase, which translates into the protein MTKSEFRYAHHPEDVKKYTTEDLRREFLMNDLFNEDQINVVYSMYDRMIVGGVMPVKSALKLEPTDDLKAQNFLDRRELGIINVGAAGKVTVDGEVFELGNKEALYIGKGAKDVVFENGNEGQTLFYFNSAPAHHTFPTKKITKNEAEIVELGETKYANRRTINKLIVNSVLETCQLQMGMTELHEGSVWNTMPSHTHTRRMEAYFYFDLEEGQAVSHFLGQPNETRHIFMKNNEAVLSPEWSIHSGVGTSNYTFIWGMAGENMDYGDMDAVKTNELK